Proteins from one Leptonema illini DSM 21528 genomic window:
- a CDS encoding FAD-binding oxidoreductase, protein MKRWNGWGDDSINVGLPEDGIRFLKEITGEPTPPEKATRDITYEEALRLVGPSRLEGMPGVDTSAEARLWHARGQSLPDWLSLRQGIGLDFPDAVAFPESEEDVRRLLTLAAEKNAVVMIYGGGTSVVGHINRPKGDRAVLVLDLSRMNRLLHFDPVSRLARFQAGVAGPDVERQLAPHGMMLGHFPQSYEYSTLGGWVAARSSGQQSLYYGRIEDQFAGGRVITADAEINLPLHPASAAGPDLRQVLLGSEGRMGVITEVTVRARPIPEAEEFHGVFFPDWKRAEAFARAAVQNRLPLSMMRLSSARETFVTLSLAGHASLIKWMERYLALRGVGEGKCLLIVGFTGTKAHVSHTKKITMHLASKYNGVSLGQKLGSAWKKNRFRGPYMRNSLWEMGWAVDTLETAVPWDKVTDGVSRIEEALQKAAMDEAGERLLVYTHLSHLYGSGSAIYTTYVFRAQATPEKTLQLWKRMKDAASRAIVEMGGTISHQHGVGRDHSPYLPAEKGEVGMKWLESMIKTADPKGLFDTGNLTQR, encoded by the coding sequence ATGAAACGCTGGAACGGATGGGGAGATGATTCGATCAATGTGGGGTTACCCGAAGATGGAATCCGCTTTTTAAAAGAGATTACGGGAGAGCCGACGCCTCCTGAGAAGGCGACAAGAGATATTACCTACGAAGAGGCGCTGCGCCTTGTAGGACCGTCACGACTCGAAGGTATGCCGGGCGTCGATACGTCGGCTGAGGCCCGACTGTGGCATGCACGCGGGCAATCGTTACCCGACTGGCTTTCTCTGCGCCAGGGCATCGGCCTGGACTTTCCCGACGCCGTCGCTTTTCCTGAAAGCGAAGAGGATGTGCGCCGGCTGTTAACGCTGGCCGCCGAAAAAAACGCCGTCGTGATGATCTACGGCGGAGGCACAAGCGTCGTCGGGCATATCAATCGTCCGAAAGGGGATCGGGCCGTGCTTGTGCTTGATCTCAGCCGCATGAACCGCCTTCTACATTTTGATCCGGTCAGTCGACTGGCTCGTTTTCAGGCCGGCGTTGCAGGCCCCGACGTCGAGCGCCAGCTTGCGCCGCACGGAATGATGCTCGGGCATTTTCCACAGTCTTACGAATACAGCACACTTGGCGGATGGGTGGCTGCTCGTTCCAGCGGTCAGCAGAGCCTCTATTATGGCCGTATCGAAGATCAGTTTGCCGGCGGTCGCGTCATTACTGCCGATGCAGAGATTAATCTGCCGCTGCATCCGGCGAGTGCGGCCGGGCCTGACCTGCGTCAGGTGCTTCTTGGCTCAGAAGGGCGTATGGGCGTTATCACCGAGGTGACGGTGCGTGCCCGGCCTATTCCCGAGGCCGAGGAGTTTCACGGCGTATTCTTCCCTGACTGGAAAAGAGCCGAGGCCTTTGCACGGGCAGCCGTTCAGAATCGCCTGCCGTTATCCATGATGCGTCTGAGCTCTGCGCGCGAAACGTTCGTTACGCTGTCGCTGGCCGGTCATGCTTCGTTGATTAAATGGATGGAGCGTTATCTTGCTCTTCGCGGAGTGGGCGAGGGCAAGTGCCTTCTTATCGTCGGTTTTACGGGAACGAAGGCGCATGTTAGCCATACGAAGAAGATTACGATGCATCTTGCCTCGAAATATAACGGTGTCTCTCTCGGTCAGAAGCTCGGTTCGGCCTGGAAGAAGAATCGCTTTCGCGGGCCCTATATGCGCAATTCGCTGTGGGAGATGGGCTGGGCCGTCGACACGCTTGAAACGGCCGTTCCGTGGGATAAGGTGACCGATGGTGTGAGTCGCATCGAAGAGGCGTTGCAGAAAGCGGCCATGGATGAAGCAGGCGAGCGATTGCTGGTGTATACGCATCTATCGCATCTTTACGGATCGGGATCGGCGATCTATACGACCTACGTCTTTCGCGCACAGGCGACGCCTGAAAAGACGCTGCAGCTCTGGAAACGTATGAAAGATGCGGCCAGTCGCGCGATTGTGGAGATGGGCGGCACGATCAGTCATCAGCACGGAGTCGGCCGCGATCATTCTCCGTACCTGCCCGCTGAAAAAGGCGAGGTAGGCATGAAGTGGCTTGAGTCGATGATCAAAACGGCTGATCCGAAGGGATTATTTGATACGGGTAATCTGACGCAGCGTTAA
- a CDS encoding GntR family transcriptional regulator: MTFSTQQRTHEKTEPEPGALRPSDYIEKALLDRIMAGVPGDALPSERELALALGVNRQPLREALQRLSRDGWIEIRHGKPTVIRNYREEGGLTILDTLARQELLDAGWISSLLDVRLALAPAYGYAAVRRNAAGIEAYLQRSTLLTDAADAFAIYDWQLHRLLCIESGNPVYPMLLNSFSSVYRQAGELYFSLPGARESSRMFYSDLMAALPDAERAAEEVRIVMRRSIDIWLAASGGAAGSEQASTKSKKRGRR, translated from the coding sequence ATGACGTTTTCGACACAGCAAAGAACTCATGAGAAAACAGAACCGGAGCCGGGCGCTCTTCGGCCTTCGGATTATATCGAGAAGGCGTTGCTGGATCGTATCATGGCAGGCGTTCCGGGCGATGCGTTGCCTTCAGAGCGAGAGCTTGCTCTGGCGCTGGGCGTGAATCGTCAGCCTCTGCGCGAGGCGTTGCAGCGGCTGAGCCGCGACGGCTGGATTGAGATACGGCACGGCAAGCCGACCGTCATTCGCAACTATCGAGAAGAGGGCGGCCTGACGATTCTCGATACGCTGGCCCGGCAGGAGCTTCTTGATGCAGGCTGGATTTCGTCGCTGCTTGATGTGCGCCTGGCCCTTGCGCCGGCCTATGGCTACGCCGCCGTGAGGCGCAACGCAGCCGGAATCGAGGCCTATCTGCAACGCTCGACATTGTTAACCGACGCCGCCGATGCCTTTGCTATCTATGACTGGCAGCTGCATCGCCTTCTCTGTATCGAGTCGGGCAATCCTGTGTATCCGATGCTTCTCAATAGCTTCTCATCGGTCTACAGGCAGGCAGGTGAGCTGTATTTCTCGCTGCCCGGCGCCCGCGAATCGTCACGTATGTTTTATTCCGATCTTATGGCCGCTCTGCCCGATGCGGAGCGAGCCGCCGAAGAGGTGCGCATCGTGATGAGGCGCAGCATCGATATATGGCTTGCCGCCTCCGGTGGGGCGGCAGGAAGCGAACAGGCATCAACAAAATCGAAGAAAAGGGGGAGACGATGA
- a CDS encoding MFS transporter, whose product MQDTERLSLKTKIGYALGDFGGSIPFQSVTLFIVFYFTDVFGLSAAAAGLIFAIAKLWNAVCDPAIGSFSDRLQTRWGQKRPFLLFGAVPFGISFFLLVAAPQIEAKFAYALVTFLLFSTAYSIVSVPYGAITASISSSPEERSSLTAYRMAFAILAILFVGGATRPIVDAFDTPQEGFRYVGLLYGVLAAVFTIVTFATTYERSRVTIVEHLGFIERLRIVKSNVPFLLLNGAIIVHLAAITVVATIVNYYFKYNLRSEALTPLAFVSLFVAAALTLPLWLRLEKKIGRKSTFNAGMALLSLMLVPLLLIENPNPYVVIAVMIVAGAGMSTIYVFPWSMVPSTIDYSEWKTGQRHEGLFYGFFYFSFKAAAALGGLLAGLGLDLAGYSASAGESGTLGDGTLTGIRILLTALPIALMMAGIAFVHFYPIDEAMERQFRNS is encoded by the coding sequence ATGCAAGACACAGAACGATTAAGCTTGAAGACAAAGATCGGCTATGCGCTTGGCGATTTCGGCGGAAGTATTCCGTTTCAGAGCGTCACGCTGTTTATCGTATTTTATTTTACCGACGTATTCGGGTTAAGCGCCGCCGCCGCCGGTCTTATCTTCGCAATTGCGAAGCTCTGGAATGCCGTCTGTGATCCGGCGATCGGATCGTTCAGCGACCGGCTGCAAACCCGCTGGGGGCAGAAACGGCCCTTTCTGCTCTTTGGGGCCGTTCCCTTCGGCATCAGCTTCTTTCTGCTGGTCGCCGCTCCGCAGATCGAGGCGAAGTTCGCATATGCTCTTGTCACGTTCCTGCTTTTTTCGACGGCCTACAGTATCGTCTCTGTTCCTTATGGGGCTATCACGGCAAGCATCAGCAGCAGCCCTGAAGAGAGGTCAAGCCTCACCGCCTATCGCATGGCCTTTGCCATCCTGGCCATCCTCTTTGTCGGCGGAGCGACGCGTCCGATTGTCGATGCGTTTGACACTCCTCAGGAAGGCTTTCGTTATGTCGGTCTTCTCTATGGTGTGCTGGCTGCGGTCTTTACGATCGTTACCTTTGCCACAACCTACGAGCGCAGTCGCGTTACGATCGTGGAGCATCTGGGATTCATCGAGCGCCTGCGCATCGTTAAGAGCAACGTGCCGTTCCTGCTTCTGAACGGAGCGATCATCGTGCATCTTGCCGCCATCACCGTTGTGGCGACGATTGTGAATTATTACTTCAAGTATAACCTGCGCAGCGAGGCTCTTACTCCTCTTGCCTTTGTAAGTCTGTTTGTTGCCGCCGCTCTGACGCTTCCGCTGTGGCTGAGGCTTGAAAAGAAGATCGGACGCAAATCTACGTTTAACGCCGGAATGGCGCTTCTGTCGTTGATGCTTGTTCCGCTTTTATTGATCGAGAATCCGAATCCGTATGTCGTCATCGCCGTGATGATCGTCGCCGGCGCCGGCATGTCGACGATCTACGTCTTTCCCTGGTCGATGGTTCCGTCGACGATCGACTACAGCGAATGGAAAACAGGGCAGCGTCACGAAGGGCTCTTTTACGGCTTCTTTTATTTCTCGTTCAAGGCCGCCGCTGCCCTGGGCGGATTGCTGGCCGGCCTCGGCCTTGACCTCGCCGGATACTCCGCATCGGCAGGCGAGTCGGGCACACTCGGCGACGGAACGCTGACGGGAATCCGCATCCTGCTCACGGCATTGCCCATCGCATTGATGATGGCAGGCATTGCGTTCGTGCATTTTTATCCGATTGATGAGGCGATGGAGCGACAGTTCCGCAATTCGTGA
- a CDS encoding Gfo/Idh/MocA family oxidoreductase — MRPIHVAIVGCGRIADMHAPGYAGREDARIFAVCDTDPTLVAKRKQEWNAERVYTDYDALLADPDIDAVEILTPQKLHEPMVIAAARAKKHVALQKPMTIDLKKARRMIEAMKASGCVFRLTDNYIYYPPLVRLREMIDAGEIGTPTNLRIKFISGGLGGWQVPASSWKWRMQEREEGRGMQTFDHGHHLWAAATYLLGSIDRVHAWIDSIDGVIDSPAVVTWKYRDPMRYGMCEYAHAAELSIPSDYYANDEWFEVSGSRGVAIVRRCTGRLDTGPIISLFNEKGWQHFSDIASDWLEGFRGATQNFIESIQGRAKPDLDGTSGYEILRLSLAIQRSAVEHREVFVEELDSTWPLLTRMRLRRADKKLQSKEGLLARLFGSTQRYASQAESLTLNLLDRYDESQAKGWSSTIGISLLADGSAPAMAFGLYIADGKPRLEVGLPAEPVLSITIPAGTWAAILLGKKRIETAFLQGRLKVEGRLEEALPLRAAFHI; from the coding sequence ATGAGACCGATACACGTCGCCATCGTCGGCTGCGGACGCATCGCCGACATGCATGCTCCGGGTTATGCGGGCCGCGAAGATGCCCGTATTTTCGCCGTCTGCGATACCGATCCGACCCTTGTGGCGAAGCGTAAACAGGAATGGAATGCCGAACGAGTTTATACGGACTACGATGCCCTGCTTGCCGATCCCGATATCGACGCCGTGGAGATTCTGACGCCGCAGAAACTGCATGAGCCCATGGTCATCGCCGCCGCGCGGGCAAAGAAGCATGTCGCCCTACAGAAGCCGATGACGATCGATCTCAAGAAGGCCCGGCGTATGATCGAGGCGATGAAGGCATCGGGATGCGTCTTTCGACTGACGGATAACTATATCTATTATCCGCCGCTTGTGCGTCTTCGCGAGATGATCGATGCCGGCGAGATAGGTACGCCGACAAATCTGCGCATCAAGTTTATCAGCGGCGGTCTCGGTGGATGGCAGGTTCCGGCCTCGTCCTGGAAATGGCGTATGCAGGAGCGCGAAGAAGGACGCGGCATGCAGACCTTCGATCACGGTCATCATCTCTGGGCGGCGGCCACCTATCTGCTCGGCTCCATCGATCGCGTGCATGCCTGGATCGATTCCATCGACGGGGTGATCGATTCGCCTGCCGTCGTCACCTGGAAATACAGAGATCCGATGCGTTACGGCATGTGCGAGTACGCGCATGCGGCCGAGCTGTCCATCCCCTCGGATTATTATGCGAACGACGAATGGTTCGAGGTAAGCGGTAGCCGGGGCGTCGCCATCGTGCGTCGCTGCACGGGACGTCTTGATACGGGGCCGATCATCAGTCTCTTTAACGAGAAGGGATGGCAGCATTTTTCAGATATTGCGTCGGACTGGCTGGAGGGCTTTCGCGGAGCGACGCAGAACTTCATCGAATCCATTCAGGGCAGGGCGAAGCCCGATCTTGATGGAACATCGGGCTATGAGATTCTGCGCCTCAGCCTGGCCATCCAGCGTTCGGCCGTCGAACACCGTGAGGTCTTCGTCGAAGAGCTTGATTCCACATGGCCTCTGCTAACCAGGATGCGTCTTCGCCGCGCAGATAAAAAGTTACAGTCGAAAGAGGGATTGCTCGCACGCCTCTTCGGTAGCACGCAGCGTTATGCATCGCAGGCCGAATCGCTTACGCTGAACCTGCTCGATCGTTATGATGAGAGTCAGGCAAAGGGCTGGAGCAGCACCATCGGCATCTCGCTGCTTGCCGACGGATCGGCGCCGGCCATGGCCTTCGGTCTTTATATCGCGGACGGCAAACCCAGGCTTGAGGTCGGGTTACCCGCCGAGCCCGTCTTATCGATAACGATTCCGGCAGGGACGTGGGCGGCCATATTGCTCGGTAAAAAGAGGATCGAGACGGCCTTTTTACAGGGCAGATTGAAGGTCGAGGGGCGCCTTGAAGAGGCACTGCCTCTGCGAGCTGCGTTTCATATATAG
- a CDS encoding DMT family transporter encodes MEKLVYALITVGVGMAIGLHLAMNGRLGGEMQAVAGSPMKAAAAANLFFWLIGATLAAVYFFVFRPGSMTELFQAGSRPLFLAGAFGASIVFAVTFLIPERTGGAATGFLLLVTGQVLIGLLLSHFGWLGSPVDPISFKKIGGLALMLVGLILVVR; translated from the coding sequence ATGGAAAAGTTAGTTTATGCACTGATTACGGTGGGGGTGGGCATGGCCATCGGCCTTCACCTTGCCATGAACGGCCGACTGGGCGGCGAGATGCAGGCCGTCGCCGGTAGCCCCATGAAGGCCGCCGCTGCGGCGAATCTGTTCTTCTGGCTGATTGGAGCCACTCTTGCCGCCGTGTATTTTTTCGTATTCCGCCCGGGCTCGATGACCGAGCTCTTTCAGGCCGGCAGTCGCCCGCTCTTTCTGGCCGGCGCCTTCGGTGCCTCCATCGTTTTTGCCGTAACCTTTCTCATTCCTGAGCGCACGGGCGGGGCGGCGACGGGATTCCTGCTTCTCGTCACAGGCCAGGTGTTGATCGGTCTTCTGCTCTCTCACTTCGGATGGCTGGGTTCGCCCGTTGATCCGATCTCGTTCAAGAAGATAGGCGGCCTGGCGCTCATGCTTGTCGGCCTGATCCTGGTCGTGCGATGA
- a CDS encoding glycosyltransferase: MREAWVVETAWEVCWQLGGIYTVLRSKAPAMTARLQDHYCLVGPYNQATASIEFEETNEDTPFHRAAAELAAKGAHIHCGRWLVSGRPLVVLIDFLASWNKIAECKYFFWKDHQIDAGDEAEVNDVVLFGYLVADFFQQLQAQIALLPEAERYPVIGHFHEWMGGAAIPILKKRHVGIATVFTTHATLLGRYLASDDPFFYGRLPSIDAYRAAGDRGIYNRFAIERAAAHGADCFTTVSDITAVEAEHLLGRRPDQVLPNGLNIRRFAALHEFQNLHQLYKQAIHEFVMGHFYPSYTFDLDKTLYLFTAGRYEYRNKGMDLFIESLARLNFRLKEEKSDQTVVAFIVTKAPVRAISVDVLKSQMMFRDLKHTCERISHRMTERLLYSAALGKVPTIEDLLEESSQMALKRQHHAWRRQGWPAICTHDMLHDAEDAVLNQLRTCHLYNAPEDPVKVVYHPEFLTGTSPLLGLDYDQFVRGTHLGVFPSYYEPWGYTPMECAALGIPSITSDLAGFGSYIQRQMPDHEEKGLYVCRRNMLSFDDSANHLVDQLMSFIKTNRRDRIEMRNRVESTSDQFDWNVLVENYWKAHDLSLSFFERLQKGGSTKAE, encoded by the coding sequence ATGAGAGAAGCCTGGGTCGTCGAAACTGCATGGGAGGTCTGCTGGCAGCTGGGTGGCATCTATACCGTTCTTCGTAGCAAGGCGCCTGCGATGACGGCCCGCCTTCAGGATCACTACTGTCTGGTAGGTCCCTATAATCAGGCCACAGCCTCCATTGAGTTCGAAGAGACGAACGAAGATACGCCCTTTCATCGGGCGGCGGCCGAGCTGGCAGCGAAAGGGGCACATATCCATTGCGGTCGATGGCTTGTCAGCGGACGTCCGCTTGTCGTGCTCATCGACTTCCTCGCCTCCTGGAATAAGATCGCCGAGTGTAAGTACTTTTTCTGGAAGGATCATCAGATCGACGCCGGCGACGAGGCTGAGGTGAACGACGTCGTGCTTTTCGGCTACCTTGTCGCCGACTTCTTTCAGCAGCTGCAGGCGCAGATCGCCCTTCTTCCCGAGGCCGAACGTTACCCTGTCATCGGACATTTCCATGAATGGATGGGAGGGGCGGCCATCCCCATTTTAAAGAAGCGCCACGTCGGCATAGCGACGGTCTTTACGACACATGCAACGCTGCTCGGTCGCTATCTTGCGTCCGATGATCCTTTCTTCTACGGGCGGCTTCCGTCCATCGACGCCTACAGAGCGGCCGGCGATCGCGGCATCTACAACCGCTTCGCCATCGAACGGGCCGCCGCACACGGCGCCGACTGTTTCACGACCGTGAGCGACATCACCGCCGTCGAGGCCGAACATCTGCTCGGACGCCGGCCCGATCAGGTTCTACCGAACGGTCTGAACATACGACGCTTTGCCGCTCTTCACGAATTCCAGAACCTGCATCAGCTTTACAAGCAGGCCATCCATGAATTCGTCATGGGTCATTTTTACCCGAGTTATACATTCGACCTCGATAAGACGCTCTATCTTTTCACGGCCGGTCGCTACGAATACCGCAACAAAGGCATGGACCTTTTCATAGAGTCGCTGGCGAGGCTGAACTTCAGACTGAAAGAAGAGAAATCGGATCAAACCGTCGTCGCCTTCATCGTCACAAAGGCGCCCGTGCGCGCCATCAGCGTCGACGTTCTCAAAAGCCAGATGATGTTTCGCGATCTGAAGCATACGTGCGAGCGCATCAGCCATCGTATGACCGAACGCCTTCTGTATTCGGCCGCTCTCGGCAAGGTGCCGACGATTGAAGATCTGCTCGAAGAGAGCTCGCAGATGGCGCTGAAGCGGCAGCATCACGCCTGGAGGCGCCAGGGATGGCCGGCCATCTGCACGCATGACATGCTGCATGACGCCGAAGACGCCGTCCTGAATCAGCTGCGCACCTGTCATCTGTATAACGCACCGGAAGATCCGGTCAAGGTCGTCTATCATCCGGAGTTCCTGACCGGTACGAGTCCGCTGCTCGGCCTGGACTACGATCAATTTGTTCGCGGAACACATCTGGGCGTATTCCCGAGCTATTATGAGCCATGGGGCTATACTCCGATGGAATGCGCCGCCCTGGGCATCCCCTCGATTACAAGCGACCTTGCGGGCTTCGGTTCGTATATTCAGCGTCAGATGCCCGATCACGAAGAGAAAGGCCTGTACGTCTGCCGCCGTAATATGCTCAGCTTCGACGACAGCGCCAATCATCTCGTCGATCAGCTCATGAGCTTTATCAAAACGAACCGTCGCGACCGCATCGAGATGCGAAACCGCGTGGAGAGCACCAGCGACCAGTTCGACTGGAACGTGCTTGTCGAGAACTACTGGAAGGCGCATGACCTGTCGCTCTCGTTCTTCGAGCGCTTACAGAAGGGCGGATCTACAAAAGCGGAATAG
- the rsmI gene encoding 16S rRNA (cytidine(1402)-2'-O)-methyltransferase, producing the protein MTATEEMPAGLYVAATPIGNLRDITLRVLDALKSADLIMAEDTRKAGLLLKHFEISNALKSFRIHRMREDTEYALRELAAGKSIVFVTDAGTPGISDPVSHLIREIRQRKLSVPVIPLPGASAMTAALSVSGWQANPSVFAGFLSPKSGKRRKSLEQMREFDGVIVIYESVHRIDRLLEEIVQILPDRPVLVGREITKIHEQFIEIPPGGPIPDFVRKGEFTVLVGRPDDGK; encoded by the coding sequence ATGACTGCAACTGAAGAAATGCCGGCCGGCCTCTATGTGGCCGCCACGCCCATCGGAAATCTGCGCGATATCACGCTTCGCGTTCTTGACGCCTTGAAGTCGGCCGATCTTATCATGGCCGAAGATACGCGCAAGGCCGGCCTGCTCTTGAAGCACTTCGAGATCTCAAATGCTCTGAAATCCTTTCGTATCCATCGGATGCGCGAAGATACGGAGTATGCTTTGCGCGAGCTTGCGGCGGGTAAATCCATCGTTTTTGTCACCGACGCAGGCACCCCCGGAATCTCAGATCCCGTCTCGCATCTGATCCGTGAGATCCGTCAGCGCAAGCTTTCGGTGCCGGTCATCCCCCTGCCCGGTGCCTCGGCCATGACGGCAGCCCTGTCGGTCAGCGGCTGGCAGGCCAATCCGTCGGTTTTTGCCGGATTTCTGAGCCCGAAGTCGGGTAAAAGGCGAAAAAGCCTTGAACAGATGAGAGAATTCGACGGAGTGATAGTGATCTACGAGTCGGTGCATCGCATCGACCGGCTGCTCGAAGAGATTGTGCAGATTCTGCCCGACCGGCCCGTGCTTGTCGGCCGTGAGATCACCAAGATCCACGAGCAGTTTATTGAGATTCCGCCGGGCGGGCCGATCCCCGATTTCGTCAGAAAGGGCGAATTTACGGTTCTTGTGGGGCGCCCCGATGACGGAAAATAA
- a CDS encoding flagellar biosynthesis anti-sigma factor FlgM: MVVDKVGGIGPGYGPKKIQTKAEVNRTDAPKDNVTISDAAMRQQNIDRVKKLALSTENRTDKLKEVRERLAEGVYDNPSDEILGKAADQITDFFLTR; this comes from the coding sequence ATGGTTGTGGATAAAGTAGGCGGCATAGGTCCCGGATACGGACCGAAGAAGATTCAGACGAAAGCAGAGGTCAATCGAACCGATGCTCCGAAGGATAACGTGACGATCTCTGATGCGGCCATGCGTCAGCAGAACATCGATCGCGTGAAGAAGCTTGCTCTGTCCACCGAGAACCGCACGGATAAGCTGAAAGAGGTGCGCGAGCGTCTGGCCGAGGGTGTGTACGATAACCCGTCCGACGAGATCCTTGGAAAGGCCGCCGATCAGATTACCGATTTCTTTCTCACTCGCTGA
- the glyA gene encoding serine hydroxymethyltransferase, whose translation MTAQTDNTLKSIDSEVFNLVRSEESYQRSTIRLIASENYTSRAVLEACGTVFQNKYSEGYPGARFYQGQINCDALERLAIDRAKALFGAEHANVQPYSGSPANLAVYLAFAKPGDTILGLNLSHGGHLTHGSKASVTGKWFNAVHYNLNPDTGLLDYDEIRRLALEHRPKLLIAGHSAYPRQLDFAKFREIADESGAILFVDMAHFAGLVAGGAHANPVPFADVVTTTTHKTLRGPRGAMILCKEVHAKAIDKAVFPGLQGGPHNSTTGGIAVALKEAATPAFKEYAHAVVANAKTLAAELSAKGFKLVSGGTDNHLILIDLTNKGITGKEMAIALEAAGIVLNYNTVPGETRPAFDPSGIRLGTPSVTSRGFGVGEMKRIAEWMDAVASDAKNTDKLASIARDVATLCSGFPVPGID comes from the coding sequence ATGACCGCTCAAACCGATAATACGCTGAAATCCATCGACAGCGAGGTATTCAACCTCGTTCGCTCTGAGGAGTCGTATCAGCGCTCGACCATCCGCCTTATCGCCAGCGAGAACTATACGTCCCGTGCCGTTCTCGAAGCGTGTGGCACAGTATTCCAGAACAAATACTCCGAGGGTTATCCGGGGGCCCGCTTTTATCAGGGGCAGATTAACTGCGACGCCCTGGAACGCCTGGCCATCGATCGCGCAAAGGCGCTTTTCGGAGCGGAGCATGCAAACGTGCAGCCCTACTCGGGCTCGCCGGCTAACCTTGCCGTGTACCTTGCCTTCGCAAAGCCCGGCGATACGATCCTCGGCCTTAACCTGAGCCACGGCGGACATCTGACGCACGGCTCAAAGGCCAGCGTTACGGGCAAATGGTTCAACGCCGTGCATTACAATCTCAATCCCGATACGGGCCTGCTCGATTACGACGAGATCCGTCGTCTTGCTCTCGAACACCGACCGAAGCTTCTGATCGCCGGGCATTCGGCGTACCCGCGGCAGCTTGATTTCGCTAAGTTTCGCGAGATTGCCGACGAAAGCGGAGCGATTCTCTTCGTTGATATGGCGCATTTCGCAGGTCTTGTCGCAGGCGGGGCGCATGCGAATCCCGTTCCGTTTGCCGATGTCGTGACGACGACTACGCATAAGACGCTGCGCGGTCCGCGCGGAGCGATGATCCTCTGCAAAGAGGTGCACGCAAAGGCCATCGATAAAGCGGTGTTCCCGGGACTTCAAGGCGGACCGCATAACTCGACGACTGGCGGCATCGCCGTCGCCCTGAAAGAGGCCGCTACTCCGGCCTTTAAAGAATACGCCCATGCCGTCGTCGCCAACGCGAAAACCCTTGCCGCCGAGCTTTCGGCTAAAGGATTCAAGCTCGTCTCGGGCGGAACGGATAACCATCTGATCTTGATCGATCTGACGAATAAAGGCATCACCGGCAAGGAGATGGCCATCGCCCTTGAAGCGGCCGGCATCGTGCTGAACTATAATACGGTGCCGGGCGAGACGCGGCCGGCCTTTGATCCGTCGGGAATTCGACTCGGAACGCCGTCCGTAACCAGCCGCGGCTTCGGCGTCGGCGAGATGAAACGCATCGCCGAATGGATGGATGCGGTGGCATCGGATGCAAAGAATACCGATAAGCTGGCCTCTATTGCCCGTGACGTTGCGACGCTGTGCAGCGGTTTTCCCGTGCCTGGAATCGATTGA
- a CDS encoding PD-(D/E)XK nuclease family transposase, giving the protein MFAATVTKLCRARLYAGLLINFQSPIIQNPELPGEAIDDKNAILDILARDSRGRRINIEMQAHVTVRAMLKKGYPFNEISGITGLTVQDLET; this is encoded by the coding sequence ATTTTTGCCGCGACAGTAACGAAATTATGTCGCGCCCGACTTTATGCTGGCCTCCTCATCAACTTCCAGTCCCCCATTATTCAAAACCCGGAACTACCCGGTGAGGCCATCGACGATAAGAATGCGATTCTCGATATCCTTGCAAGGGATTCAAGAGGCCGCAGGATCAACATAGAGATGCAGGCGCACGTGACTGTAAGGGCTATGCTCAAGAAGGGTTACCCTTTCAACGAAATATCGGGCATTACCGGGCTGACGGTACAGGATCTTGAAACATGA
- a CDS encoding very short patch repair endonuclease has product MTDVFSKEQRSWIMGRVKGSGNKTTELALIALFRKYRITGWRRGSNLPGRPDFVFPTVRVAIFADGCFWHGHDCRNTQPLGNGSFWREKVEKNRKRDRRVSRKLRSMGWSVYRIWECRIKKRKLPATLLAKVGPS; this is encoded by the coding sequence ATGACCGACGTCTTTTCTAAAGAACAGCGCTCCTGGATTATGGGTCGCGTAAAGGGATCAGGAAACAAAACCACGGAGCTTGCCCTGATTGCGCTTTTTCGCAAATACCGAATCACCGGTTGGCGTAGGGGCAGCAACTTACCCGGAAGGCCGGATTTTGTGTTCCCGACTGTCAGGGTCGCTATCTTCGCCGACGGCTGCTTCTGGCATGGTCATGACTGTAGAAATACCCAGCCCCTTGGAAACGGCAGCTTCTGGCGCGAAAAAGTCGAAAAGAATAGAAAGCGAGATCGCCGAGTAAGCCGAAAATTAAGATCTATGGGCTGGTCGGTTTACCGGATTTGGGAATGCCGAATAAAAAAAAGGAAGCTGCCGGCCACTCTTCTGGCCAAAGTCGGACCTTCATAA